Proteins encoded together in one Bacteroides ovatus window:
- a CDS encoding plasmid mobilization protein, protein MTRQRTKVFQLRLTPEEAALFKEKSEPYGSISHYIRCAVVEYSNVHVKQRLELIKELGAFYRKFQNELSWAGGNLNQSVKRANELSVAGLLPPSYVREVLLPTILETQRTLNGIKRELDAVTQKAVKL, encoded by the coding sequence ATGACGAGACAGAGAACCAAAGTATTCCAGTTGCGGCTCACCCCGGAGGAAGCCGCCCTGTTCAAAGAGAAATCAGAACCATACGGCTCCATAAGCCACTATATACGCTGTGCCGTGGTGGAGTATTCCAACGTCCATGTGAAGCAAAGGCTCGAACTCATTAAGGAACTCGGTGCGTTCTACCGAAAGTTCCAAAACGAATTGTCCTGGGCAGGCGGCAACCTGAACCAGTCGGTCAAGCGTGCCAACGAGCTTTCGGTGGCAGGACTGCTGCCACCAAGCTATGTCCGTGAAGTCCTGCTTCCTACCATCCTCGAAACACAGCGCACTTTGAACGGGATAAAAAGGGAACTGGATGCCGTCACTCAAAAGGCCGTCAAACTCTGA
- a CDS encoding site-specific integrase → MTTLKAMVRKPRTDGFYSVYIRIVHNRKPGYIKTNKIVDAEHITSNGELTDPVVNEYCAMLIRQYTDRLNRTDVSLWGIKEVLEYLLKADEEVCFSEYAKSFIGKMESQGRQRTAKNYQLSVNHLERYLGTNKIMFNHLTSSVLRKWIEHLSQTNRAKEMYPTCIRQIFKKAIIELNDEERGVIRIKFNPWLKIQIPKSDTTLKRAISAEACREFFNRPLPQTKMISSLPELGRDVALLSLCIGGINTVDLYSLKKKDYNNGVIGYKRAKTRHSRRDEAYMEMRIEPFIQSTFDKYLSDEEDEYLFNFHKRYCDFDSFNANVNHGIRKICRDMGMEKEDCYCFYTFRHTWATIAQNDCDANLFEVAFGMNHSHGLNVTRGYVKLDFTPAWNLNAKVIDFIFFSDAQSKQGKALDFEAPADKLFRITKKKMIYGRAYFKGKVVGEFTDIGFSNVEEVISRLVKQLPKDIPIGCTVQFRITNCDSGREVVYERSKGKGF, encoded by the coding sequence ATGACAACACTAAAAGCAATGGTAAGAAAGCCGAGAACAGATGGCTTCTACTCTGTGTACATCAGAATTGTGCACAATCGAAAACCGGGGTACATCAAAACGAATAAAATCGTTGATGCGGAACATATCACAAGTAATGGCGAACTGACAGATCCGGTCGTCAATGAGTATTGTGCTATGCTAATTAGACAATACACGGATCGGTTAAACCGAACAGACGTGTCTCTTTGGGGTATAAAAGAAGTTTTAGAGTATTTGTTAAAGGCAGACGAGGAAGTTTGTTTTAGCGAATATGCGAAATCATTTATTGGGAAAATGGAGTCCCAAGGTCGTCAGCGTACAGCAAAGAACTATCAACTCTCGGTTAATCATTTGGAACGCTATCTGGGAACGAACAAAATTATGTTTAACCATCTTACATCATCTGTATTGAGAAAATGGATAGAGCATCTATCTCAAACGAATCGTGCAAAGGAAATGTACCCCACTTGTATCCGTCAAATCTTCAAGAAGGCTATCATCGAGTTGAATGACGAGGAACGTGGTGTCATACGCATCAAATTCAATCCTTGGTTAAAGATTCAAATTCCGAAGTCTGACACCACGTTGAAACGTGCCATAAGCGCAGAAGCCTGCCGGGAGTTCTTCAACCGTCCTTTGCCTCAAACCAAGATGATTTCCTCCTTACCCGAACTTGGCAGGGATGTTGCACTTCTCTCACTCTGTATCGGTGGCATCAATACGGTAGACCTGTATAGTCTGAAAAAGAAAGACTACAATAACGGCGTAATAGGTTACAAGAGGGCGAAGACCAGGCACAGCAGAAGGGATGAAGCCTATATGGAGATGCGGATAGAACCGTTTATCCAATCAACCTTTGACAAGTATCTTTCGGACGAAGAAGACGAATACCTGTTTAACTTCCATAAGCGATACTGTGATTTCGACAGTTTCAATGCGAACGTGAACCACGGTATCCGCAAAATTTGCAGGGATATGGGCATGGAAAAAGAAGACTGCTATTGTTTCTATACATTCCGGCATACGTGGGCTACCATCGCCCAAAATGACTGCGACGCCAATCTTTTTGAAGTGGCATTCGGCATGAACCACAGCCATGGGCTGAACGTGACAAGAGGCTATGTAAAGCTCGACTTCACTCCTGCATGGAACCTTAACGCCAAGGTCATAGATTTCATCTTTTTCAGCGATGCGCAGAGCAAGCAGGGAAAGGCACTTGATTTTGAGGCACCGGCGGACAAACTGTTCCGCATTACAAAAAAGAAGATGATTTACGGACGGGCGTATTTCAAGGGTAAGGTTGTTGGAGAATTTACCGACATAGGTTTCAGCAACGTAGAAGAAGTAATATCAAGACTTGTCAAGCAACTGCCCAAAGACATCCCTATCGGTTGTACCGTCCAGTTCCGTATTACAAATTGCGATTCGGGAAGAGAGGTGGTATATGAGAGAAGCAAAGGTAAAGGCTTTTAA
- the ppdK gene encoding pyruvate, phosphate dikinase has protein sequence MDKKRVYTFGNGQAEGKADMKNLLGGKGANLAEMNLIGIPVPPGFTITTDVCTEYNTLGRDKVVELLKDEVVKAITHVETLMKSKFGDVENPLLVSVRSGARASMPGMMDTILNLGLNDEVVEGIIRKTGNARFAWDSYRRFVQMYGDVVLGMKPTNKDDIDPFEAIIEEVKKAKGVELDNELKVEDLQELVKKFKAAVKEQTGKDFPTGAYEQLWGAICAVFDSWMNERAILYRKMESIPDEWGTAVNVQAMVFGNMGETSATGVCFSRDAGTGEDLFNGEYLINAQGEDVVAGIRTPQQITKIGSQRWAVLAGVTEDVRAAKFPSMEEAMPEIYKELDALQTKLENHYKDMQDMEFTVQEGKLWFLQTRNGKRTGAAMVKIAMDLLRQGMIDEKTALMRVEPNKLDELLHPVFDKDALKKAKVLTRGLPASPGAATGQVVFFADDAAEWHAAGKRVVMVRIETSPEDLAGMAVAEGILTARGGMTSHAAVVARGMGKCCVSGAGALNIDYKNRTVEIDGVVLKEGDYISLNGSTGVVYNGKVETQAAELSGDFAELMTLADKYTRLQVRTNADTPHDAEVARNFGAVGIGLCRTEHMFFEGEKIKAMREMILAENAEGRRKALAKILPYQQEDFKGIFKAMAGCPVTVRLLDPPLHEFVPHDLKGQQEMADTMGVSLQYIQQRVESLCEHNPMLGHRGCRLGNTYPEITQMQTRAILGAALELKKEGVETHPEIMVPLTGILYEFKEQENVIRAEAKKLFEEVGDSIDFKVGTMIEIPRAALTADRIASSAEFFSFGTNDLTQMTFGYSRDDIASFLPVYLEKKILKVDPFQVLDQNGVGQLVRMATEKGRAIRPDLKCGICGEHGGEPSSVKFCHRVGLNYVSCSPFRVPIARLAAAQAAVEE, from the coding sequence ATGGATAAAAAAAGAGTTTATACCTTTGGTAATGGTCAGGCAGAAGGAAAGGCTGACATGAAGAATTTGCTCGGTGGTAAGGGAGCCAACCTTGCAGAAATGAATTTAATCGGAATTCCTGTCCCTCCCGGATTCACAATAACTACAGATGTTTGTACGGAATACAATACGTTAGGACGTGATAAAGTGGTTGAGCTACTGAAAGATGAAGTGGTAAAAGCAATCACTCACGTGGAAACGTTGATGAAATCTAAATTCGGTGACGTTGAAAATCCTTTGTTGGTGTCTGTACGTTCCGGTGCGCGCGCATCTATGCCGGGTATGATGGATACGATTCTGAACTTGGGATTGAATGACGAAGTGGTAGAAGGTATTATCCGTAAGACAGGTAATGCACGCTTTGCATGGGACTCTTATCGTCGTTTTGTGCAGATGTACGGTGACGTAGTATTGGGCATGAAGCCTACCAATAAAGATGATATCGACCCGTTCGAAGCAATCATTGAAGAGGTGAAGAAAGCGAAAGGGGTAGAATTGGATAACGAGTTGAAAGTGGAAGACTTGCAGGAACTCGTAAAGAAATTTAAAGCTGCCGTAAAGGAACAGACCGGAAAAGATTTCCCGACTGGTGCATACGAACAACTTTGGGGAGCTATATGTGCCGTATTTGATTCATGGATGAATGAACGCGCTATCCTTTACCGTAAGATGGAAAGTATACCTGATGAATGGGGTACAGCTGTCAATGTACAGGCTATGGTGTTCGGTAATATGGGTGAAACTTCGGCTACTGGTGTTTGTTTCTCACGTGATGCTGGTACGGGTGAAGACCTTTTCAATGGTGAATATCTGATTAACGCACAAGGTGAAGATGTAGTGGCCGGTATCCGTACTCCGCAACAGATCACCAAGATTGGTTCTCAACGTTGGGCTGTATTGGCTGGTGTGACCGAAGATGTTCGCGCAGCAAAGTTCCCTTCCATGGAAGAGGCAATGCCGGAAATCTATAAAGAATTAGATGCTCTCCAGACTAAACTGGAAAATCATTATAAAGATATGCAGGACATGGAGTTCACCGTACAAGAAGGTAAACTCTGGTTTCTTCAGACACGTAACGGTAAGCGTACAGGTGCTGCCATGGTGAAGATCGCTATGGATTTGCTCCGTCAGGGCATGATTGACGAAAAGACTGCTTTGATGCGCGTGGAACCGAATAAACTCGATGAATTGCTTCACCCTGTATTCGATAAGGATGCTTTGAAGAAAGCCAAAGTGTTGACTCGTGGTCTTCCGGCTTCTCCGGGTGCTGCAACCGGTCAGGTGGTGTTCTTTGCTGACGACGCTGCTGAATGGCATGCTGCCGGTAAACGTGTGGTAATGGTTCGTATCGAAACTTCTCCGGAAGACTTGGCCGGTATGGCAGTTGCCGAAGGTATTCTTACGGCTCGTGGCGGTATGACTTCTCATGCTGCTGTTGTGGCTCGTGGTATGGGTAAATGTTGTGTATCGGGTGCAGGTGCATTGAATATCGATTATAAAAACCGTACCGTAGAAATTGACGGTGTTGTGTTGAAAGAAGGCGATTATATCTCTCTGAACGGAAGTACAGGTGTGGTATATAATGGTAAGGTAGAAACACAGGCTGCAGAACTTTCCGGTGACTTTGCCGAATTAATGACGCTAGCTGATAAGTATACTCGTCTGCAGGTACGTACGAATGCGGATACTCCTCATGATGCGGAAGTGGCTCGTAACTTCGGTGCAGTAGGTATTGGGCTTTGCCGTACGGAACACATGTTCTTCGAAGGTGAAAAGATCAAGGCAATGCGTGAAATGATTCTGGCGGAAAATGCAGAAGGACGTCGTAAAGCATTGGCTAAGATTCTTCCATACCAACAGGAAGACTTTAAGGGCATCTTTAAAGCAATGGCTGGTTGCCCGGTAACTGTTCGTTTGCTCGATCCTCCTTTGCATGAGTTCGTTCCTCATGATTTGAAGGGACAGCAGGAAATGGCAGATACTATGGGTGTGAGCCTGCAATATATCCAGCAACGTGTAGAATCATTGTGTGAGCATAACCCGATGTTGGGTCACCGTGGTTGCCGTCTGGGAAATACTTATCCTGAAATTACGCAGATGCAGACACGTGCCATCTTGGGTGCTGCACTCGAATTGAAGAAAGAAGGAGTGGAAACTCATCCGGAAATCATGGTTCCATTAACTGGTATCTTGTATGAATTCAAGGAGCAGGAAAATGTAATCCGTGCGGAAGCTAAGAAGTTGTTTGAGGAAGTAGGAGATAGCATTGACTTCAAAGTGGGTACAATGATCGAAATTCCGCGTGCCGCTTTGACTGCCGACCGTATCGCTTCTTCTGCCGAGTTCTTCTCATTCGGTACAAATGACTTAACGCAGATGACCTTCGGTTATTCTCGTGATGATATAGCTTCTTTCCTTCCTGTTTATCTGGAAAAGAAGATTTTGAAAGTAGACCCGTTCCAGGTTCTCGATCAGAATGGTGTGGGACAGTTGGTACGTATGGCTACAGAAAAGGGCCGTGCTATCCGTCCGGATCTGAAATGTGGTATTTGTGGTGAACATGGTGGTGAGCCTTCTTCAGTGAAATTCTGTCATCGGGTAGGTTTGAACTACGTTAGTTGTTCTCCATTCAGAGTGCCGATTGCCAGATTGGCGGCGGCGCAAGCCGCCGTCGAAGAGTAG
- the rlmD gene encoding 23S rRNA (uracil(1939)-C(5))-methyltransferase RlmD has translation MAAEGKAIAKVNDLVIFVPYVVPGDVVDLQIKRKKNKYAEAEAVKFHELSPNRAVPFCQHYGVCGGCKWQVLPYSEQIRYKQKQVEDNLRRIGKIELPEISPILGSDKTEFYRNKLEFTFSNKRWLTNEEVHQDVKYDQMNAVGFHIPGAFDKVLAIEKCWLQDDISNRIRNAVRDYAYAHDYSFINLRTQEGMLRNMIVRTSSTGELMVIVICKITEDHEMELFKQLLQFVADSFPEITSLLYIINNKCNDTINDLDVHVFKGKDHIFEEMEGLRFKVGPKSFYQTNSEQAYNLYKVAREFAGLTGNELVYDLYTGTGTIANFVSRQARQVIGIEYVPEAIEDAKVNAEINDIKNALFYAGDMKDILTQDFINQHGRPDVIITDPPRAGMHQDVVDVILFAEPKRIVYVSCNPATQARDLQLLDEKYKVKAIQPVDMFPHTHHVENVVLLELR, from the coding sequence GTGGCTGCCGAAGGAAAAGCCATCGCAAAAGTAAACGACCTGGTGATTTTTGTTCCCTATGTAGTGCCGGGTGATGTCGTAGACCTGCAAATCAAGCGTAAAAAGAATAAATATGCCGAAGCTGAAGCGGTGAAGTTTCACGAGCTGTCGCCCAATCGCGCTGTTCCTTTCTGCCAACACTATGGCGTATGCGGTGGCTGCAAGTGGCAAGTGCTCCCCTATTCGGAGCAGATCAGATATAAGCAAAAGCAAGTGGAAGATAATTTGAGACGTATCGGGAAAATCGAACTTCCCGAAATTTCTCCGATTCTCGGTTCTGACAAGACGGAATTCTACAGGAACAAACTGGAATTCACCTTCTCAAATAAACGCTGGTTGACAAACGAAGAAGTTCATCAGGATGTGAAGTATGACCAGATGAATGCGGTGGGTTTCCACATTCCGGGAGCCTTTGACAAGGTGCTGGCTATTGAGAAATGCTGGTTACAGGATGATATATCCAACCGTATCCGCAACGCTGTACGTGACTACGCTTACGCACACGATTACTCTTTCATCAATCTGCGCACACAGGAAGGTATGCTGCGGAATATGATTGTACGCACCTCTTCAACTGGCGAACTGATGGTAATCGTCATTTGCAAGATTACAGAAGATCACGAAATGGAACTGTTCAAGCAGTTACTCCAATTCGTAGCGGACTCTTTCCCAGAAATCACTTCTCTTCTATACATTATTAATAATAAGTGCAATGACACAATCAATGATTTGGATGTGCATGTATTTAAAGGGAAAGATCACATCTTTGAAGAAATGGAGGGACTGCGTTTCAAAGTAGGACCGAAATCATTCTATCAGACCAACTCGGAACAGGCTTATAATTTATATAAAGTAGCCCGTGAATTTGCCGGATTAACAGGCAACGAACTGGTATATGACCTCTATACAGGAACGGGAACAATCGCCAACTTCGTATCACGCCAGGCTCGCCAGGTAATCGGTATCGAATATGTGCCGGAAGCTATCGAAGACGCAAAGGTAAATGCAGAAATCAATGATATCAAGAATGCATTGTTTTATGCCGGTGATATGAAGGATATACTGACGCAGGATTTCATCAATCAGCATGGACGCCCGGATGTAATCATTACTGATCCTCCTCGTGCCGGTATGCACCAGGATGTAGTTGATGTCATCTTGTTTGCCGAACCGAAACGGATTGTGTATGTAAGTTGTAATCCTGCTACTCAAGCACGGGATTTGCAATTACTCGATGAGAAATACAAGGTGAAAGCCATTCAACCGGTAGATATGTTCCCTCACACCCACCACGTAGAAAATGTGGTGTTGCTGGAACTTCGATAA
- a CDS encoding RluA family pseudouridine synthase, translated as MGKRPRKTPAEKARAQYTNYAVKEPMELMEFLAAKMPDASRTKLKSLLSKRVVFVDNVITTQFNFPLEAGMKVQISKQKGKKEFNNRLLKIVYEDAYIIVVEKMQGLLSVNTERQKERTAYTILNEYVQRSGRQFRVFIVHRLDRDTSGLMMFAKDEKTQRTLRDNWHDIVTDRRYVAVVEGSMEKDYDTVVSWLTDKTLYVSSSEYDDGGSKSITHYKTIKRANGYSLLELDLETGRKNQIRVHMQDLGHPIIGDGRYGREDAPNPIGRLALHAFKLCFYHPVTGDLMEFETPYPAEFKKLFLKK; from the coding sequence ATGGGAAAAAGACCTAGAAAAACTCCTGCTGAAAAAGCACGTGCTCAATATACCAATTATGCAGTGAAAGAACCCATGGAACTAATGGAGTTCCTGGCTGCCAAGATGCCGGACGCAAGTCGTACGAAATTAAAATCATTATTAAGTAAGCGGGTTGTATTTGTTGATAATGTGATAACCACACAATTCAACTTTCCCCTTGAAGCGGGCATGAAAGTGCAAATCAGCAAACAAAAGGGAAAAAAAGAATTTAATAACAGACTGCTGAAAATCGTGTATGAAGACGCATATATCATTGTTGTCGAAAAGATGCAAGGACTTTTATCAGTCAATACAGAAAGACAGAAAGAGCGCACAGCCTATACAATACTTAACGAATACGTGCAACGTTCCGGACGTCAATTCCGTGTGTTTATCGTTCATCGCCTGGACAGGGACACTTCCGGCCTGATGATGTTTGCTAAAGACGAAAAAACACAGCGGACACTACGTGATAACTGGCACGATATCGTGACTGACCGTCGATATGTAGCTGTGGTGGAGGGAAGTATGGAAAAAGATTATGATACAGTCGTTTCCTGGCTGACTGATAAAACGCTTTATGTAAGTTCCAGTGAATATGATGACGGTGGATCAAAATCTATTACCCACTATAAGACCATCAAACGTGCCAACGGATATTCTCTGTTGGAACTCGATTTGGAAACCGGCCGAAAGAATCAGATTCGTGTACACATGCAAGATTTAGGACATCCTATTATCGGTGATGGAAGATATGGAAGAGAAGATGCTCCCAACCCTATCGGACGACTGGCACTCCATGCTTTCAAACTTTGTTTCTATCATCCGGTAACGGGAGATTTGATGGAGTTCGAGACACCTTATCCGGCGGAGTTTAAGAAGTTGTTTCTGAAAAAATAA
- a CDS encoding B12-binding domain-containing radical SAM protein, with protein sequence MKLLWLDLNSSYAHSSLALPALHAQIANNTDIEWCTVSATINENTGSVVNQIYRHQPDIIAATNWLFNHEQLLHIVSRAKALLPHCCVILGGPEFLGDNEAFLYKNKFVSGVFRGEGEEVFPLWLKVWNQPRKEWKSITGLCYLDESEAYHDNGLARVMNFSELVPPEESRFFNWSKPFVQLETTRGCFNTCAFCVSGGEKPVRTLSLEATLKRLDVIHQHGIKNVRVLDRTFNYNNKRAKELLNLFREYPDICFHLEIHPALLSDELKQELATLPKGLLHLEAGIQSLRENVLEQSRRIGKLSDALAGLKYLCSLENMETHADLIAGLPLYHLSEIFDDVRTLAEYGAGEIQLESLKLLPGTEMKRRADELGIQYSPLPPYEVLQTREITVDELQTAHYLSRLLDGFYNTPTWRSITRILILENPHFIHELLDHLVQTDVIDTPLSLEKRGLILYDFCKNHYPDYLTQVSIAWIEAGMSLKKAPAEKVRTKRQLPPENWEIEYGAYRENLRLCFLPTDEEGHGYWFGFESEIQKIQPVFKAKKLS encoded by the coding sequence ATGAAACTTCTTTGGCTTGATTTAAATAGTTCGTACGCTCATTCTTCGCTGGCATTGCCAGCCTTACATGCCCAGATAGCAAATAATACAGACATTGAATGGTGTACGGTCTCCGCCACTATCAATGAAAATACCGGTAGTGTCGTCAATCAAATCTACCGCCATCAACCGGACATCATTGCAGCTACCAACTGGCTATTTAATCACGAGCAACTCCTGCACATCGTTTCACGCGCAAAAGCGTTACTACCTCACTGCTGTGTTATACTCGGAGGTCCCGAGTTTTTAGGAGATAATGAAGCTTTCTTATATAAGAACAAATTTGTAAGCGGAGTGTTTCGCGGAGAAGGTGAAGAAGTATTTCCTTTATGGTTAAAAGTGTGGAATCAGCCAAGAAAAGAATGGAAATCAATCACAGGACTCTGCTATCTGGATGAATCGGAAGCATACCATGACAACGGGCTCGCCCGTGTCATGAACTTTTCCGAATTAGTCCCTCCTGAAGAGAGCCGTTTCTTCAATTGGAGCAAACCCTTTGTGCAATTAGAAACTACCCGCGGATGTTTTAACACCTGTGCCTTTTGTGTCAGTGGAGGTGAAAAACCGGTTCGCACCCTATCTCTTGAAGCAACCCTGAAACGTCTTGACGTGATACACCAACACGGAATCAAGAATGTACGGGTACTGGACCGCACTTTCAATTACAACAACAAACGGGCAAAAGAACTATTAAATCTATTCCGCGAATACCCGGATATCTGTTTTCATCTGGAAATTCATCCTGCACTCCTTTCCGATGAACTCAAACAGGAATTAGCCACCCTTCCTAAAGGACTGCTGCACCTGGAAGCCGGAATCCAAAGCCTTCGGGAAAACGTGCTTGAACAAAGCCGGAGAATAGGAAAACTCTCCGATGCTTTGGCCGGACTCAAGTATCTATGTTCCCTTGAAAACATGGAAACTCATGCCGACTTAATAGCAGGGCTCCCACTCTACCATCTATCAGAAATTTTCGATGATGTCCGTACTTTAGCAGAGTATGGCGCAGGAGAAATCCAACTGGAATCCCTCAAATTACTTCCGGGCACCGAAATGAAAAGAAGAGCGGACGAGTTAGGCATACAGTACTCTCCACTCCCTCCATACGAAGTTCTTCAAACTCGTGAGATCACCGTAGATGAATTACAGACAGCACATTATTTGTCCCGCCTGTTAGACGGTTTCTATAATACCCCAACTTGGCGAAGCATCACACGGATACTCATTCTCGAAAACCCTCATTTTATACATGAGTTACTCGATCATTTAGTTCAAACAGATGTGATTGACACCCCTCTTAGCCTGGAAAAAAGAGGATTAATCCTCTATGACTTCTGCAAGAATCATTATCCCGACTACCTGACACAAGTCAGCATTGCATGGATAGAAGCGGGTATGTCATTAAAAAAAGCTCCGGCAGAAAAAGTAAGAACCAAAAGACAGCTACCACCTGAAAACTGGGAAATAGAATACGGAGCATATCGCGAGAATCTACGATTATGTTTCCTTCCCACCGATGAAGAAGGACATGGTTACTGGTTTGGTTTTGAATCGGAGATTCAGAAGATACAACCGGTTTTCAAGGCTAAAAAACTATCATAA
- a CDS encoding DUF4858 domain-containing protein produces MDIRKYQFNIFCLLLFPLSATGQEWNKQDSLRLQQMLESGQEIKINRKFIEKVEQNMYSRKPFVDFDPTLPTLKSSMIFSKPSIRTYQTFLKPGSTFLPTYSWLRINKNLVLHSKSNFAENSSCFHIQSQIEYNLSPKWSLNIYGVQNLDTRKHRGLPSEVEPTQLGSNVVLKINKNWKIKTGVQYQYNVLRKRWEWIPQISVSYEW; encoded by the coding sequence ATGGACATTCGAAAATATCAATTCAATATTTTTTGCCTATTATTGTTCCCCTTATCCGCAACAGGACAAGAATGGAACAAACAGGATTCATTGAGACTTCAGCAAATGCTGGAATCCGGTCAGGAGATCAAGATAAATAGAAAGTTTATCGAAAAAGTAGAGCAAAACATGTACTCTCGAAAACCATTTGTAGATTTTGATCCCACACTACCGACTTTAAAATCTTCCATGATTTTTTCGAAACCTTCCATTCGCACTTATCAGACATTCCTAAAACCGGGTTCCACCTTTTTACCCACTTACTCCTGGTTAAGAATAAACAAGAATCTTGTGCTGCACAGTAAAAGTAATTTTGCAGAAAATTCCAGTTGCTTTCATATCCAAAGCCAAATAGAATATAATTTATCTCCCAAATGGTCTCTCAACATATATGGCGTACAAAACCTTGATACCCGAAAACACCGGGGCCTCCCTTCCGAAGTGGAACCCACCCAATTGGGTAGTAATGTTGTTCTCAAAATAAATAAAAACTGGAAAATAAAAACAGGGGTACAATACCAATACAATGTCCTCCGCAAAAGATGGGAATGGATACCTCAAATTAGTGTTTCATACGAATGGTAA
- the map gene encoding type I methionyl aminopeptidase translates to MKNFIKGFRFTPSNYPAEVEAKIQKYRKQGYKLPPRKVLRTPEQLEGIRESAKINTALLDYISENIREGMSTEEIDVLVYDFTTSHGAIPAPLNYEGFPKSVCTSINDVVCHGIPNKNEILKSGDIINVDVSTIYKGYFSDASRMFMIGDVNPDMQKLVQVTKECMEIGIAAAQPWKQLGDVGAAIQEHAEKNGFSVVRDLCGHGVGMQFHEEPDVEHFGRRGTGMMIVPGMTFTIEPMINMGTYEVFVDDADGWTVCTDDGLPSAQWENMILITETGNEILTY, encoded by the coding sequence ATGAAGAACTTTATCAAGGGATTCCGGTTTACCCCCTCTAATTATCCGGCAGAAGTAGAAGCAAAAATACAGAAATACAGAAAGCAAGGTTATAAACTTCCACCGCGCAAAGTACTCCGTACTCCCGAGCAACTGGAAGGTATCCGGGAAAGTGCCAAAATCAATACGGCACTGCTGGACTATATTTCAGAGAATATCCGGGAAGGCATGTCCACCGAAGAAATTGATGTGCTAGTGTATGATTTCACTACCAGTCACGGTGCCATCCCTGCCCCACTCAACTACGAAGGCTTTCCCAAAAGTGTTTGCACCAGCATCAACGATGTAGTGTGCCACGGAATACCCAATAAAAATGAGATTCTGAAAAGCGGAGATATTATCAATGTAGATGTTTCCACCATTTACAAAGGATATTTTTCCGATGCATCCCGTATGTTTATGATTGGAGACGTCAACCCTGATATGCAAAAGTTAGTACAGGTAACCAAAGAATGTATGGAAATAGGAATTGCTGCCGCACAACCCTGGAAACAGCTGGGTGATGTAGGCGCCGCCATCCAGGAACATGCAGAAAAGAACGGATTCAGCGTAGTCCGTGATCTCTGCGGACATGGTGTAGGGATGCAATTCCATGAAGAACCGGACGTAGAACATTTCGGACGCCGGGGCACAGGCATGATGATTGTGCCGGGCATGACCTTCACCATCGAACCTATGATTAATATGGGAACCTACGAAGTGTTTGTAGATGATGCCGACGGATGGACTGTCTGTACCGACGACGGACTGCCTTCCGCCCAATGGGAAAATATGATTCTGATTACTGAAACCGGAAACGAAATTCTGACATATTAA